A portion of the Zootoca vivipara chromosome 6, rZooViv1.1, whole genome shotgun sequence genome contains these proteins:
- the TMEM170A gene encoding transmembrane protein 170A isoform X1, with translation MDGGGGCSGDDSVPPAPGGLLHQILSLHLVPRSGNVTRAACAESLCEFTEMWYGVFLWAMVSSLFFHIPAALLALFTLRRHRYGRFMSVSILLMGFVGPLAAGILSSAAIAGVYKAAGKDMIPFVAMTFGVGQTFGVVMISFLRILATL, from the exons ATGGACGGAGGAGGCGGCTGCAGCGGCGACGATTCGGTCCCTCCCGCCCCGGGGGGCCTTCTGCATCAGATCCTGAGCCTCCACCTGGTGCCTCGCTCGGGAAACGTCACCCGAGCCGCGTGCGCCGAATCCCTCTGCGAGTTCACAG AAATGTGGTATGGCGTCTTCCTGTGGGCAATGGTGTCGTCTCTCTTTTTCCACATCCCCGCAGCACTCCTGGCCCTCTTCACTCTCCGGCGGCACAGATACGGCAGGTTCATGTCGGTGAGCATCCTGCTGATGGGCTTCGTGGGGCCATTAGCGGCTGGGATTTTATCAA GTGCTGCAATTGCCGGTGTTTACAAAGCTGCTGGAAAGGACATGATCCCTTTTGTGGCCATGACTTTTGGAGTGGGGCAGACCTTCGGTGTGGTGATGATTTCTTTCCTACGGATTTTAGCCACCCTTTAG
- the TMEM170A gene encoding transmembrane protein 170A isoform X2 has product MDGGGGCSGDDSVPPAPGGLLHQILSLHLVPRSGNVTRAACAESLCEFTALLALFTLRRHRYGRFMSVSILLMGFVGPLAAGILSSAAIAGVYKAAGKDMIPFVAMTFGVGQTFGVVMISFLRILATL; this is encoded by the exons ATGGACGGAGGAGGCGGCTGCAGCGGCGACGATTCGGTCCCTCCCGCCCCGGGGGGCCTTCTGCATCAGATCCTGAGCCTCCACCTGGTGCCTCGCTCGGGAAACGTCACCCGAGCCGCGTGCGCCGAATCCCTCTGCGAGTTCACAG CACTCCTGGCCCTCTTCACTCTCCGGCGGCACAGATACGGCAGGTTCATGTCGGTGAGCATCCTGCTGATGGGCTTCGTGGGGCCATTAGCGGCTGGGATTTTATCAA GTGCTGCAATTGCCGGTGTTTACAAAGCTGCTGGAAAGGACATGATCCCTTTTGTGGCCATGACTTTTGGAGTGGGGCAGACCTTCGGTGTGGTGATGATTTCTTTCCTACGGATTTTAGCCACCCTTTAG